Proteins encoded in a region of the Orcinus orca chromosome 8, mOrcOrc1.1, whole genome shotgun sequence genome:
- the ST3GAL4 gene encoding CMP-N-acetylneuraminate-beta-galactosamide-alpha-2,3-sialyltransferase 4 isoform X7: MISKSRWKLLATLALVLVVMVWYSISREDRYIELFYFPIPGKKEPCLQGEAERMASKLFGNYSREQPIFLQLKDYFWVKTPSAYELPYGTKGSEDLLLRVLAVTSYSVPESIQSLKCRRCVVVGNGHRLRNSSLGEAINKYDVVIRLNSAPVAGYENDVGSKTTMRLFYPESAHFNPKVEDNPDTLLVMVAFKAMDFHWIESILSDKKRVRKGFWKQPPLIWDVNPKQIRILNPFFMEIAADKLLSLPIQQPYKIKQKPTTGLLAITLALHLCDLVHIAGFGYPDAHHKKQSIHYYEYITLKSMVWSGHNVSQEALAIKRMLEIGAVKNLTYF, translated from the exons ATGATCAGCAAGTCCC GCTGGAAACTCCTGGCCACGCTGGCTCTGGTCCTGGTCGTCATGGTATGGTACTCCATCTCCCGAGAAGACAGGTACATTGAGCT CTTTTATTTTCCCATCCCAGGGAAGAAGGAGCCATGCCTCCAGGGTGAGGCGGAGAGGATGGCCTCCAAGCTCTTTGGCAA CTACTCCCGAGAACAGCCCATCTTTCTGCAGCTTAAGGATTATTTCTGGGTCAAGACGCCATCTGCCTACGAGCTGCCCTACGGGACCAAGGGGAGTG AAGACCTACTGCTCCGGGTGCTGGCCGTCACCAGCTACTCCGTTCCAGAGAGCATCCAGAG CCTCAAGTGCCGCCGCTGCGTGGTGGTGGGGAACGGGCATCGGCTGCGCAACAGCTCGCTGGGAGAGGCCATCAACAAGTACGACGTGGTCATCAG gttAAACAGCGCACCGGTGGCTGGCTACGAGAATGATGTGGGCTCCAAGACCACCATGCGTCTCTTCTACCCTGAATCCGCCCACTTCAATCCCAAAGTGGAGGACAACCCTGACACGCTCCTTGTCATGGTAGCTTTCAAGGCCATGGACTTCCACTGGATTGAGAGCATCTTGAGTGATAAGAAGCGC GTGCGAAAGGGCTTCTGGAAACAGCCTCCCCTCATCTGGGACGTCAACCCCAAACAGATTCGGATTCTCAACCCCTTCTTCATGGAGATTGCAGCTGACAAACTGCTGAGCCTGCCGATACAGCAGCCGTACAAGATTAAGCAG AAGCCCACCACAGGGCTGTTGGCCATCACCCTGGCCCTCCACCTCTGTGACCTGGTGCATATCGCTGGCTTTGGCTACCCAGACGCCCACCACAAAAAGCAGTCCATTCACTACTATGAGTATATCACACTCAAGTCCATGGTG TGGTCAGGCCACAATGTCTCCCAAGAGGCCCTGGCCATCAAGCGGATGCTGGAAATCGGAGCCGTCAAGAACCTCACGTACTTCTGA
- the ST3GAL4 gene encoding CMP-N-acetylneuraminate-beta-galactosamide-alpha-2,3-sialyltransferase 4 isoform X5, with amino-acid sequence MISKSPLPCVRPAGWKLLATLALVLVVMVWYSISREDRYIELFYFPIPGKKEPCLQGEAERMASKLFGNYSREQPIFLQLKDYFWVKTPSAYELPYGTKGSEDLLLRVLAVTSYSVPESIQSLKCRRCVVVGNGHRLRNSSLGEAINKYDVVIRLNSAPVAGYENDVGSKTTMRLFYPESAHFNPKVEDNPDTLLVMVAFKAMDFHWIESILSDKKRVRKGFWKQPPLIWDVNPKQIRILNPFFMEIAADKLLSLPIQQPYKIKQKPTTGLLAITLALHLCDLVHIAGFGYPDAHHKKQSIHYYEYITLKSMVWSGHNVSQEALAIKRMLEIGAVKNLTYF; translated from the exons ATGATCAGCAAGTCCC CTCTTCCGTGCGTTCGCCCTGCAGGCTGGAAACTCCTGGCCACGCTGGCTCTGGTCCTGGTCGTCATGGTATGGTACTCCATCTCCCGAGAAGACAGGTACATTGAGCT CTTTTATTTTCCCATCCCAGGGAAGAAGGAGCCATGCCTCCAGGGTGAGGCGGAGAGGATGGCCTCCAAGCTCTTTGGCAA CTACTCCCGAGAACAGCCCATCTTTCTGCAGCTTAAGGATTATTTCTGGGTCAAGACGCCATCTGCCTACGAGCTGCCCTACGGGACCAAGGGGAGTG AAGACCTACTGCTCCGGGTGCTGGCCGTCACCAGCTACTCCGTTCCAGAGAGCATCCAGAG CCTCAAGTGCCGCCGCTGCGTGGTGGTGGGGAACGGGCATCGGCTGCGCAACAGCTCGCTGGGAGAGGCCATCAACAAGTACGACGTGGTCATCAG gttAAACAGCGCACCGGTGGCTGGCTACGAGAATGATGTGGGCTCCAAGACCACCATGCGTCTCTTCTACCCTGAATCCGCCCACTTCAATCCCAAAGTGGAGGACAACCCTGACACGCTCCTTGTCATGGTAGCTTTCAAGGCCATGGACTTCCACTGGATTGAGAGCATCTTGAGTGATAAGAAGCGC GTGCGAAAGGGCTTCTGGAAACAGCCTCCCCTCATCTGGGACGTCAACCCCAAACAGATTCGGATTCTCAACCCCTTCTTCATGGAGATTGCAGCTGACAAACTGCTGAGCCTGCCGATACAGCAGCCGTACAAGATTAAGCAG AAGCCCACCACAGGGCTGTTGGCCATCACCCTGGCCCTCCACCTCTGTGACCTGGTGCATATCGCTGGCTTTGGCTACCCAGACGCCCACCACAAAAAGCAGTCCATTCACTACTATGAGTATATCACACTCAAGTCCATGGTG TGGTCAGGCCACAATGTCTCCCAAGAGGCCCTGGCCATCAAGCGGATGCTGGAAATCGGAGCCGTCAAGAACCTCACGTACTTCTGA